AGCGTATCGCGGGGCTGAACAACATCGAACTGATCACCGACCGTCCGCTCGACGTCAACCTGAAGGAAATCGCGCAAGTCAAACGCGACTGGCCGGACCGCGCGATGATCGTCTCGCTGATGGTGCCGTGCAACGAACGCGACTGGAAGTGGATTCTGCCGCTCGTTGAAGACACCGGCGCGGATGCGGTCGAACTGAATTTCGGCTGTCCGCATGGCATGAGCGAGCGCGGCATGGGCGCAGCCGTCGGCCAGGTGCCCGAATATGTCGAGATGGTCACGCGCTGGGTCAAGGAAGGCACCAGGCTGCCGTGCCTCGTCAAACTCACGCCGAACATCAGCGACATTCGCCTCGGTTCGCGCGCGGCCTATAAGGGTGGCGCGGACGGTGTGTCGCTGATCAACACGATCAACTCGATCGTGGCCGTCGATCTCGACGCGATGTCGCCGCTGCCCATGGTCGATGGCAAGGGCACGCATGGCGGCTACTGCGGCCCGGCCGTGAAGCCGATCGCGCTGAACATGGTCGCGGAAATCGCGCGCGACGTGGAAACGCCGAATCTGCCGATCTCCGGCATCGGCGGGATTTCCACATGGCGCGACGCCGCTGAATTCATGGTGCTCGGCGCGGGCAGCGTGCAGGTTTGCACTGCGGCAATGCACTACGGATTCCGTATCGTTTCCGACCTGGCGGACGGTCTGTCCAACTGGATGGACGAAAAAGGCTACGCGACGCTCGACGACATTCGCGGCCGCGCCGTCCCGAATGTCACCGACTGGAAGTACCTGAACCTCAAATACGACATCAAGGCGCGCATCGATCAGGACAAGTGCATTCAGTGCGGCCTGTGCCATATTGCCTGCGAAGACACGGCTCACCAGGCGATCATGAAAGAAAAAGATGGCGTCCGGCATTTTGAAGTGATGGACTCCGAATGTGTCGGCTGCAATCTGTGCATGCATGTGTGTCCGGTCGAGCAGTGCATCACGATGGAGCGTGTGGACAGCGGCGAGTACGCGAACTGGACCACGCATCCGAACAACCCGGCGCGAGTGGGCGCGGAACAGAGCGCAACGGCGGACGCGGCCGCAACTGCGGAACACGCTCATGCGCACGCGGCAAAAGCCGCCTGAAACAGGACGTGGTGGAAGCAAACTGAAACAGATGCAGCGCTAGTACTGAAACTGTCATTTCCCCAAAGGCCCGACGCACCGACAGAAGCCGCGCGGGCCTCAACGATCGAGTGGAGATCTTTAGATGAAGCAGACAGCGCAACCCGCCGACCCGCAGTTCGCGGCCGGCGCGCAGGGCAGCAGTCTTTACAACGACGACCTTGCCCCCACCGGCGTCGCGCAGCGCACCTGGAAGTGGTATCACTTCGCCGCGCTGTGGGTTGGGATGGTGATGAACATCGCGTCCTACATGCTCGCCGCCGGTTTGACGGAAGAGGGCATGTCGCCATGGCAAGCCGTGATCACCGTGCTGCTCGGCAACCTGATCGTGCTGGTGCCGATGCTGCTGATCGGTCACGCGGGCGCGAAGCACGGCATTCCGTACGCGGTGCTGGTGCGCTCCTCATTCGGCACGCAGGGCGCCAAATTGCCGGCGATGCTGCGCGCCATTGTCGCCTGCGGCTGGTACGGCATTCAGACGTGGCTCGGCGGCAGCGCGATCTATACGCTGCTCAACATTCTCACCGGTAACGCGCTGCACGGCGCGGCATTGCCGTTTCTCGACATCTCGTTCGCGCAACTGGCTTGTTTTCTGGTGTTCTGGGCACTGCAGATCTACTTCATCGTGCATGGCACCGATTCGATCCGCTGGCTGGAAAGCTGGTCCGCGCCGATCAAGATCGTGATGTGCATTGCGCTGGTGTGGTGGGCGACGTCGAAAGCGGGCGGTCTCGGCTCGATGCTGTCGGCGCCGTCGCAATTCGTGCCGGGCGGCAAGAAAGAGGGCCTCTTCTGGGTCACGTTCTGGCCCGGCCTCACGGCCATGGTCGGCTTCTGGGCGACGCTCGCGCTGAATATCCCCGACTTCACGCGCTTTGCCAGAACGCAGCGCGATCAGATCATCGGCCAGTCAGTCGGCTTGCCGGTGCCGATGGCGCTGCTCTCGGTGATCTCGGTGGTCGTCACGTCGGCGACGGTGGTGATCTACGGCAAGGCGATCTGGGATCCGATCGACCTGACGAGCCGCATGACCGGCATCGGCGTGGGCGTCGCGCTGATCATCCTGACGCTCGACACCATGTGCTGCAATCTCGCGGCGAATCTCGTCGGCCCGGCTTACGATTTTTCGAGCCTGTGGCCCAAGGGCATTTCGTATCGCGTGGGCGGCATGATTACCGCGACCATCGCGATCGTGATGATGCCGTGGAAGATTCTCGCCACCACGCAGGGCTATATCTTCACGTGGCTGGTCGGTTACTCGGCGTTGCTCGGTCCGGTGGCGGGCATTCTGATGGTCGACTATTTCCTGATTCGCGGCACGCGGCTCGACACGCGTGAACTGTTCGACGAACACGGCGAATATAGCTACACCGGCGGCTGGAATATCGGCGCGGTGGTCGCGCTCGTGATCGGCGTGCTGCCGAATCTGCCGGGCTTTTTGCACACCGCGTTTCCGGCGTCGTTCCCGAACGTGCCGGCGATCTTCAATACGCTCTACACGTATGCGTGGTTTGTCGGACTCGCGTTGGCGTCGATCGTATACAGCGCGTGGATGAAACTCAGCAAGGGACCGAGTGCGCGCGTGGCGCGTGCATGAGACGAGCGCACGAGTAAGGACGAAGTACGTAGCACCGAAACCAGCAGTTCATAAGGAGGCGGCAACATGACGACCCTGATTCGCGGCGGCACGATTATCGACGCGGAGAACACGTATCGTGCGGATGTGTTGTGTGCGGACCCGCAGGACGGCGGCACGATCCTGCAGATCGGCGCGGACCTGGAGGCGCCGGCCGGCGCGACGGTCGTCGATGCGGGCGGGCAGTATGTGATGCCCGGCGGCATCGATCCGCACACGCATATGGAATTGCCGTTCATGGGCACCACGGCGAGCGACGATTTCTACACGGGCACGGCCGCAGGTTTGTCGGGCGGCACGACGAGCATCATCGACTTCGTGATTCCGAGCCCGAAGCAACCGCTGATGGACGCCTTCAAGGAATGGCGCGGCTGGGCCGAAAAAGCGTCGTCGGACTACGGCTTTCACGTCGCGGTGACGTGGTGGGACGATTCGGTCTATCGCGACATGGGCACGCTGGTACAGGAGCACGGCGTGTCGAGCTTCAAGCACTTTATGGCCTACAAGAACGCGATCATGGCCGACGACGAAGTGCTGGTGAACAGCTTTTCGCGTTCGCTCGAACTCGGCGCGCTGCCCACCGTGCATGCGGAAAACGGTGAGCTGGTGTTCCAGTTGCAGCGGCAGTTGCTGGCGAAAGGCTTTACGGGTCCGGAGGCGCATCCGTTGTCGCGTCCGCCGGAGGTGGAGGGCGAGGCCGCCAATCGCGCGATCCGTATCGCGCAGGTGCTGGGCGTGCCGGTGTATATCGTGCACGTATCCTCGAAAGACGCGGTCGACGCGATCGCACGCGCGCGCAGCGAAGGTCTGCGCGTGTTCGGCGAAGTGCTGCCGGGCCATCTGGTGATCGACGAAGCGGTGTATCGCGATCCCGACTGGACCCGCGCGGCGGCCCACGTGATGAGCCCGCCGTTCCGCTCGGCCGAGCATCGCGAGGCGTTGTGGCGCGGTTTGCAAGCGGGCCAGCTGCACACCACGGCAACCGACCACTGCGTGTTCTGCGCGTCGCAGAAGGCCATGGGCCGCGAGGACTTCACGAAGATTCCGAACGGCTGCGGCGGCGTGGAAGACCGCATGGCGGTGCTCTGGCATCACGGGGTGAACTCGGGGCGTCTCACGCCGAACGAGTTCGTGCGTATCACGTCGACGAATGCCGCGCAGATCTTCAACCTGTATCCGCGCAAAGGGGCGGTGCGAGTCGGCGCGGATGCCGACCTGGTGGTGTGGGACCCGAACGCGAGCAAGACGATTTCGGTGAAGACGCATCATCAGAAGGTCGACTTCAACGTGTTCGAAGGCATGACGGTGCAAGGCGTGGCGATGCACACACTCACGCGCGGCGCGCTCGCCTGGACCAATGGTGAGCTGCGGGCCGTGCGCGGCGCCGGCCGTTACCTGAAGCGCCCGCCGAACGGCGCCTACTTCGACGCGATTCGCGTTGCCAACAAGCGCAAGGAACCGCATCCGGTGGAGCGGTAAGCCACTTGCAATGCCACGGGCGGCGCCGGTTTCCAACGCGGCGCCGCCCGTTTTTTTTCCTGCCGCGCGTTCGCCGCGGCGAGACCTGTCGCGTTTTCCCCGATGGCGCGCAACATAGGTTCCGTGTTGCGATGCATGCCGCGTCTGTCTATCTGCTGTAGAGTTGAAATCCGCGTCATACCAGAGGCCGCGGCTGTTGGCTTAGCACGTAAGCGCATATCGATCGGAAACCTGATCCTTTGTAAAAACGCAGGCCGTTTGCTACAGTCCGCCCACTCTGCCGGGCGCAAACGCCGGCGGGGACTGTCCAACACAAGACTCAGCCACCGACGTGGCACATTTGACGGAGCCGCCTGATGAAATCGATTCGTTCCATTCTGCTGATCGCGTTGTTCCAGGCCGTGGCCGTGAGTTCCGCATTCGCCGCCGACGAACTCGCGCAGATCAAATCCGCCGGCGTATTCCGGATCGGCACCGAAGGCACCTATGCGCCGTTCACGTACCACGACGAGTCCGGCAAGCTGACCGGCTTCGACGTCGAAATCGGCACGGCGATCGCGCAGCGTCTTGGCGTCAAGCCGCAATTCGTCGAAGG
The nucleotide sequence above comes from Paraburkholderia sp. FT54. Encoded proteins:
- the preA gene encoding NAD-dependent dihydropyrimidine dehydrogenase subunit PreA — encoded protein: MADLRCTIAGITSPNPFWLASAPPTDKAYNVNRAFEAGWGGVVWKTLGLDPHVVNVSSRYGAVQWNGQRIAGLNNIELITDRPLDVNLKEIAQVKRDWPDRAMIVSLMVPCNERDWKWILPLVEDTGADAVELNFGCPHGMSERGMGAAVGQVPEYVEMVTRWVKEGTRLPCLVKLTPNISDIRLGSRAAYKGGADGVSLINTINSIVAVDLDAMSPLPMVDGKGTHGGYCGPAVKPIALNMVAEIARDVETPNLPISGIGGISTWRDAAEFMVLGAGSVQVCTAAMHYGFRIVSDLADGLSNWMDEKGYATLDDIRGRAVPNVTDWKYLNLKYDIKARIDQDKCIQCGLCHIACEDTAHQAIMKEKDGVRHFEVMDSECVGCNLCMHVCPVEQCITMERVDSGEYANWTTHPNNPARVGAEQSATADAAATAEHAHAHAAKAA
- a CDS encoding NCS1 family nucleobase:cation symporter-1, which gives rise to MKQTAQPADPQFAAGAQGSSLYNDDLAPTGVAQRTWKWYHFAALWVGMVMNIASYMLAAGLTEEGMSPWQAVITVLLGNLIVLVPMLLIGHAGAKHGIPYAVLVRSSFGTQGAKLPAMLRAIVACGWYGIQTWLGGSAIYTLLNILTGNALHGAALPFLDISFAQLACFLVFWALQIYFIVHGTDSIRWLESWSAPIKIVMCIALVWWATSKAGGLGSMLSAPSQFVPGGKKEGLFWVTFWPGLTAMVGFWATLALNIPDFTRFARTQRDQIIGQSVGLPVPMALLSVISVVVTSATVVIYGKAIWDPIDLTSRMTGIGVGVALIILTLDTMCCNLAANLVGPAYDFSSLWPKGISYRVGGMITATIAIVMMPWKILATTQGYIFTWLVGYSALLGPVAGILMVDYFLIRGTRLDTRELFDEHGEYSYTGGWNIGAVVALVIGVLPNLPGFLHTAFPASFPNVPAIFNTLYTYAWFVGLALASIVYSAWMKLSKGPSARVARA
- the hydA gene encoding dihydropyrimidinase; translation: MTTLIRGGTIIDAENTYRADVLCADPQDGGTILQIGADLEAPAGATVVDAGGQYVMPGGIDPHTHMELPFMGTTASDDFYTGTAAGLSGGTTSIIDFVIPSPKQPLMDAFKEWRGWAEKASSDYGFHVAVTWWDDSVYRDMGTLVQEHGVSSFKHFMAYKNAIMADDEVLVNSFSRSLELGALPTVHAENGELVFQLQRQLLAKGFTGPEAHPLSRPPEVEGEAANRAIRIAQVLGVPVYIVHVSSKDAVDAIARARSEGLRVFGEVLPGHLVIDEAVYRDPDWTRAAAHVMSPPFRSAEHREALWRGLQAGQLHTTATDHCVFCASQKAMGREDFTKIPNGCGGVEDRMAVLWHHGVNSGRLTPNEFVRITSTNAAQIFNLYPRKGAVRVGADADLVVWDPNASKTISVKTHHQKVDFNVFEGMTVQGVAMHTLTRGALAWTNGELRAVRGAGRYLKRPPNGAYFDAIRVANKRKEPHPVER